The genomic interval TGCCTACCCAGTAGGATGCCGCCTACAGCAATGACTTATGTGGCATTGCTTGCGGCGTTATCCTGCTTTGCATGTTTACGTCCGTAGGGCAGGGCATCCGCGTTTTGCTGGTCGCAGTGCTGGTCCTTGCCTCGGCCTGTGGGTCCGCGACAGTGGGGGGCGTTGGAATGCCGCCGGCATCCGCCAAGTGGCTTGGTCCACCCGTGCTCACCCCAGACGGTGGCGAAGTCCGATTCGCCATCTACTACGGTCCCTGGAGCTGTAACTCGCGGCAGATGGCGAGCTGTCAGTCTCAATGCCGGCGCGAGGGGAGAGTTGCCCTCGGGTGCATCTGGTTGGCCGACATCAAGGGGGACTGGGTTGGTCGCTGGATGTGGCTGCCGGCCGAAGCTGGGACGCGCTACCCCCTCACGCATTGCTGCTGCGACTACCCAGCCGTTGACCCGGAGAGTGGCCGCCAGCTCTGGAGCAATGCGCGGGATGCGTTTCGCCGCTCGTGGGCTGATGAGTTCGGCCAGTGGCCGACAACAGCGGGGCGCAACTGGCCGGGACACCACATCCACGACCTTGCGCATGGCGGTCATCCAACGTCACCGCGCAACCTGTTACCCGTGCCGCCTGAAGTGCATAGCGTGTTCAACGGGGCCTATCCTCAGTGCTACACCCGAGGCAGCCGATGGTCTGTTGTAGGGCCGGACCTGCCGTACAGCGATTAGCCCATGACGCTCGAACAACTGCTGGACCTGGTCGTGCGCGAGCACTACCCCCACGCTCCAGCGACGAACGCGGAGATTGATGCATTCGAGGCCCGCGCGGGCTGGCGGCTCGATGCGGAACTTCGTGCGTTCTACTTGCGCATGAATGGCGCGGAGCTGTTCCGCCCGCTCCCCGATGCGAACTACTCGATCCTGTCCCTTGCCGAGTTGGCGCGCGCGCGCGTGCGAATGCGTGGCGCAGATGATGATTCGTGGGGACCCGCATCGTGGTGGGTCCTTGTTGATTGCCAGGACAGTGACTTCCTGCTTGTCGACGTGGCGACCCCGGGGCCGTACCCACTCCTCGATGCGTTCCACGAGACATTCCCGCGCGTGCGTCAGGTGGCGGATTCGTTCTCCGATTTCCTGCGTCGTGCTCTGGCTGGCGGCGACCGTCTCTACTGGCTCCAGAAGGACTAGGCCCTGTCCGATGGAAGCGCCGCCGGTTGTTGTCCTCACACATAGGAGATGACGACATGGAGCAGTCGAAACGGCTGAAACTTTTCAGTTCGATGACGAAGAGCGAGAAGGCGCGAGTGCTCCGCCCATTGCTCGCTGCGGAAACGCGTGATGCCCTGCTTCGCGAGTTGGAGGACCTCGTCAGCCCGGAGCGGCGTGATGCCTTGCTTCGCGAATTGGAGAAGCACGTCAGCCCGGAGCGGCGTGATGCCCTGCTTCGCGAGTTGGAGGAACTCGTCAGCCCGGAAGGGCGTGAGGCCTTGCTTCGGGAGCTGGAGGAGCATGTCGGCCCGGAGCGGCGTGATGCCCAGCTTCGCGAGTTGGAGGAGCATGTCGGCCCGGAGCGGCGTGATGCCCAGCTTCGCGAGTTGGAGGACCTCGTCAGCCCGGAGCGGCGTGATGCCCAGCTTCGCGAGTTGGAGGACCTCGTCAGCCCGGAGCGGCGTGATGCCCAGCTTCGCGAGTTGGAGGACCTCGTCAGCCCGGAGCGGCGTGATGCCCAGCTTCGCGAGTTGGAAGAACTCCTCGGCAGGAAGTAGGCGTCTGGCGATTAGGCCCTCTCGGGCGGATGCAGGTGGCGCAAGTAGGAACAGATGCGCGCCACCTGCACAATGGACCGCAGCTCTCGTCACGGTCCCGGAGTGCGACCGACTGCCTATCGATTCCGGCGTGTGAGCAGCGCTTGTCTCGCCCACTCGACGACGGCTCCTCGGCCCTCGTTCGTCACAATGCGAATGGCGCCCCGTGCTGCACTCTTAACGAGTGGAGACACCGGCATGTCGTCGAAGGCATCGAGCAGCGCGGCAGTCACAAGGTCGCAGCACTCACCTACCAGCCGCACCCCTTTGTCCCCGCCGAGTTGGGCGAGGGTTTCGCGCAACACCGGCACCTCGACTGCGCCCATTCGCCCCACACCCCACCTCCCACGAAACAAGGGCAGCGTGCTGGCCACCAACACGCCCGACTTCAACCCAGCACGCCCACCCAGCACGCCGCCCTAGGCCTTCGAACTTCACACAACGTCAATCCTGATGCACTGACGTTCAGGGTTGCTGTCTCGCGGCCGTCGCGGCAGGGGGCTGGACCGACGTGGGCTGGAGTGGCACCCCACCAGCCGCACGCACCAGCCAGGCCACGTTGGCCTCGATGCTCGACACACGTGACGCGAACATTTCCCCCTGGCGCCGTTGCTCGGCCTCCAGGATTTCGACGCGCCGGATCAATTCTCGGCGTGGCTCCATCGCATCCGTGGCGGCCTCATAGCCGACGCCGCTGATGCTGCCACCGACCAATCCCGAGAGCACCAGCACGGCTGTACGTACACGCCGCTCCGGGCCCTGCACCTTCACGACTCCGCTTCTTCCCGCCACTCGCCACCCCCGCCGACTGAGACACGGCCACCCGTGCTCGCGGGCCACAATCGCATGCGTGAGTGACCGAGTCACACGGGGCATACGAGACCCGCTGTCCTCTGTCGGACGATGCCAATTGGACACCGGCCTGGGCTCTGTGCTCCTCTTTTCGGGTCGGAAGTGGCGACAGGGCGAGGTGGACGGTGGACGGTATCGACAGGCTGGAAGAGGCCCTCTCAGGCCTCGGAGCTGGTGCACGGGCAAGCCTCTCAATCGGCTTTGACCCACGCGGTCGCAACGAACGGATGGAGCCCCTCAAGCTCCGGACCGATGAGCCCCTCGAAGTGCAGCTCCTGTCGCATCTGGCCCAACTCGGGGCCGCGTCGGGTGACTATGAGCTGAAGCTGCGCGAAGCGGGCCGCATCGTCACTCAGGCGACCGTTACCCTCAGAGTTCGTCCGTTGCACCAGGCCGAAGGGCCGGGATTCCCGGGCGTAGCGCCGGCCGGGGCCCCGGTGATTTCCCCGGTCGTGCCGCCGGTGACCTCAACCGTCTTTGCAGAAGTTGGCGAGCGCATCGTGCGAGACGCTGTCGAGCGTCACCTCGGCGGGCCCGACGAAGATGATGGGGAGGAGGAGGAAGCTCCGATGCCCACGGGGGCCGCTGGGTTGCTGGCGCTCGTGGTCCAGTCGCCCCAGCTCTCCGAGGCCCTCGCGAAAGTGCTCGAAGCCGGGGCCTCGTGGATGACGGAGCGCACGCGCCTTGCTGGCGCACGAGCGACGCTCTACGAGCGACGCGCGAGCAGCAACGCCACGCCTCCCTCACCGGTTCAGCCATCCCGTCCAGCCGGGAAGGTCGTGGGGTTCGTCCGCAAGGGAGGGCCCGCGAGTGGCACCGGCAATTAGCCGGCAGCTACTGCCTCCGGGGGTCGAAGGCGTTGACCTGACGCGGACCAACATGGTGCGCCTCATACGCGACGGGGCAAAGGACCAGGACGTGCGAGCTGAAGCTCTCGCGGCTGTTGAACTGGTGCGGCCTCACGACAAGAGCGGGGAGATCCAGGCGGTCTGGGACTACATGACGGGATTGGAGGCGGCCCCGTACCGCTTCGACCCGGTTGACCAAGAACTGTTGCAGGGGCCAGCAGTGCAGACCAAGGGCCGCGACTGCGACTGCATGGTGGTGAAGGCCGGCGCGATGCTCGAAAGCCTCGGACACCCGACTCGCGTTGTCATCGGTGCCGCGCGTGCCCCAGGCCTCGGAGAAGCGCCGTCGTTCAACCACACCTGGCTCGAAGTCTACGACCGCGACCGCCGCGATTGGTTGTCCTTCGACCCGGTGCTGCACCTGCGAAAGCCCGGGCAGGTCGCGCGCCTCGGTGACGTGCTGCCACACGCAGTAACGAGGAGGTTTCCAGTGACGAGTGATGAGAGCGGCGGGCGCGCCCGCCAGGTGGTTCAGGTGAGGGTGGCGGGCGGGGACCTGGCGGGCGCGCAGCTCGGAGACATCGGCTTTCTGAAAAAATTGGTGAAGAAGGTTCGCAAGGTCGCGAAGAAGTTCGACCCGACGAATCCGAACGCGCTGGGAGGAAAGCTGCTGCGCGCCGGCATGAGCTTCGTACCGGGAGGGGGGGCCATCATCGCGGCGGCGGACACGGTTGCGAACGTGCGATCAACGGTCAAGAAGGTCACGGGCATCGACCCCAGCAAGGCCCTGCGCGCAGTCGTGAAGGGGGGGCGCAAGGGTGGGGCTGGTGGAGCGCTCCGGGCCGCTGTTCAAAGCGCCGCACCAGCCGCAATCAGGAAGGTGACGCCGGCCCTACCGAAGCAGGTGCGCAGCCTCGTGTCGCGCAAGCCGGCGGTGCGTCGGGTGACGGCTGCCCGAGCACCTGTCATCGCGCCCAGCGCCTCGGAGCCCATCGAGCCCGTCGAGCTGCCCCAACCGGTGGCTGTGCTCCTCCCAGACGATGAAGGGGCACCACCCGAAGACCAGGCCAACCCGGACACTGGAGTCACCATCGAGCCAGAGGAGGCGCCACCCCCGATCGAGGCTCTCGACGAAAGCCCCACCGGAGATGACCCCGAGTTGAACCCAGGTCTCGGGTACGTCCGAGGTGGCAGGTGACAAACCGGTCCACGAAGGTCGCCACAGTCAAGGCAGTCAGGGGGAGAGGGACGGTGTCTCCAGCGCGGCCTGTGAAGGCGCGGGTCGTGAGCGGCATCCTCCTTTCCGACTTGCAGCGGGAGGCGACGCCAGTGCTCGCGAAGGTACGACAGCTCCAGGCGAAGGTTCCGGAGGTGAAGGAGTCGAATCGGAAGGTGGCGGAAGGGGCTGCGCGGACGCTCGCGACGGCAGTGAACGCGTGGGCGGGGGCGCAAGCATCGGAAGTTGTGGCCGGCAAGCGTCCGCTGTCTCGCTGGCGCGACTACGGGAGAGAGCTGGCGCAGATGGCGGAGTCGCAGCTCAGCCAGGCGAAGGAGGAGTCCGGCCTCTTCACGCGCATCGCTGACGCCATCACTGGGAAGGTGGACCAGGGCGTCACGGCCATGGCGGAGAAAGTTCGCTCACTGCGCTCCGAGTACAAGCGCATCGGTGATGTGCGTGCCCGTGTTGCTCAAGCGCGAGCAGTGCTCAAGGGCAAGCCTGTGAGTGCGAAGGCGAAGGAGGACCTCTTCGGTTCCGCAGCAGCGCGGGCAGAGGCGACGTGGAGGCAGTTTGAAACCGTCCTGTCCGGGCTGGAGAAGGCGGTCGGGCTGGTTGCTGGTGGTGGCGCGACGCTCTCTCTCTCGGGTGATGGCGATGACCTGGAGCTGGCTGGCCTTGGAGCAGTGCCCGTGCTCGCGGCGGGAACGGTGGTCGCAACCGTTGCGCTCGCATCGAGCCTTGGCGCGTCGTTGTGGGCCTACTTCAATCACGCCGACGAGGTGGCCCGCTCTGAACTGGCCAAGGTCGAGTTGGGCCTCGTAGCACAGGGAAAAGGGGCCGAGGTCGAGAA from Myxococcus stipitatus carries:
- a CDS encoding SMI1/KNR4 family protein; amino-acid sequence: MTLEQLLDLVVREHYPHAPATNAEIDAFEARAGWRLDAELRAFYLRMNGAELFRPLPDANYSILSLAELARARVRMRGADDDSWGPASWWVLVDCQDSDFLLVDVATPGPYPLLDAFHETFPRVRQVADSFSDFLRRALAGGDRLYWLQKD
- a CDS encoding transglutaminase domain-containing protein, whose protein sequence is MVRLIRDGAKDQDVRAEALAAVELVRPHDKSGEIQAVWDYMTGLEAAPYRFDPVDQELLQGPAVQTKGRDCDCMVVKAGAMLESLGHPTRVVIGAARAPGLGEAPSFNHTWLEVYDRDRRDWLSFDPVLHLRKPGQVARLGDVLPHAVTRRFPVTSDESGGRARQVVQVRVAGGDLAGAQLGDIGFLKKLVKKVRKVAKKFDPTNPNALGGKLLRAGMSFVPGGGAIIAAADTVANVRSTVKKVTGIDPSKALRAVVKGGRKGGAGGALRAAVQSAAPAAIRKVTPALPKQVRSLVSRKPAVRRVTAARAPVIAPSASEPIEPVELPQPVAVLLPDDEGAPPEDQANPDTGVTIEPEEAPPPIEALDESPTGDDPELNPGLGYVRGGR